The Anaerolineales bacterium genome has a segment encoding these proteins:
- a CDS encoding N-acetylneuraminate synthase family protein: MAREVNLRGRRVGDGYPAFIIAEIGINHNGDVENAKRLIDAAAHAGADAVKFQKRTPELCVPVDQRDQMRETPWGYITYLEYRHRMEFGQQEFKAIDNYCKQRGMQWFASVWDEPSADFMQQFDPACYKVPSASLTDHGLLSHLRRTGGPLILSTGMSTLEQIQAAVGILGTEDLIITHATSSYPCEPEELNLRMIPVLRELFPCPVGYSGHEVGLVPSAVAVALGASVVERHITLDRALWGSDQAASVEPSGFERLVKYIRVAEQSLGDGVKRVYDSERPSLRKLRRFETEAS, from the coding sequence ATGGCGAGAGAGGTCAACTTACGCGGGCGAAGGGTCGGAGATGGATACCCCGCCTTTATCATCGCCGAGATCGGGATCAATCACAACGGCGATGTCGAGAACGCCAAACGCTTGATAGACGCCGCCGCCCATGCCGGTGCAGATGCGGTTAAGTTCCAGAAGCGGACTCCTGAGCTTTGCGTCCCCGTGGATCAGCGGGATCAAATGCGGGAGACCCCCTGGGGCTACATTACCTACCTGGAGTACCGCCACCGGATGGAATTCGGCCAACAGGAGTTCAAGGCGATCGACAACTACTGCAAGCAGAGAGGAATGCAGTGGTTCGCCTCGGTCTGGGATGAGCCTTCCGCTGACTTCATGCAGCAATTCGACCCGGCGTGCTACAAAGTGCCCTCGGCTTCCTTGACCGATCACGGTCTGTTGTCCCACCTGCGTCGGACCGGGGGACCGCTCATCCTGTCGACCGGGATGTCGACACTGGAGCAAATCCAGGCGGCCGTCGGCATCCTCGGCACCGAGGACCTGATCATCACCCACGCCACGAGCAGCTATCCTTGTGAGCCGGAAGAGCTCAACTTGCGCATGATCCCTGTGCTGCGTGAGCTCTTCCCCTGTCCGGTCGGCTACTCCGGTCATGAAGTCGGTTTGGTGCCTTCCGCAGTCGCAGTGGCCCTGGGCGCCAGCGTGGTCGAGCGCCACATCACCTTGGACAGGGCGCTGTGGGGCAGCGATCAGGCGGCCTCGGTAGAGCCGAGCGGTTTCGAGCGCCTGGTCAAGTACATCCGAGTGGCCGAGCAATCGCTCGGAGATGGCGTCAAGCGGGTGTATGACAGCGAGCGGCCTTCGCTGCGCAAACTTCGGCGGTTTGAGACGGAGGCCAGCTGA
- a CDS encoding class I SAM-dependent methyltransferase produces MKIEYKETTDDLLQRIDIHQKYGSKDIDTWMLDLLKPLKGSRILDVACGAGKQCLTFHRYLQGQAAITGGDVSDDLLLQARRASAEAGASVKFERLDFDQPLPVESSSFDLVSCCFAIYYAADPAFTVGEMHRVLKPSGRLFTTGPMPENKQLFYEVIREATGRPIPPMPGSSRYGSAILDAIQAQFNRVQVDIFENPLVFDTVEPFLAYTRASLNEDRRIWASFFQGQEDFERVMGQIAEAASRRLARDGKLVMTKVVGGFTATN; encoded by the coding sequence ATGAAGATCGAGTACAAGGAAACGACCGATGATCTGCTTCAGCGGATCGACATCCACCAGAAGTACGGAAGCAAGGACATCGACACCTGGATGCTGGATCTGCTCAAGCCGCTCAAGGGAAGCCGCATACTGGATGTGGCCTGCGGCGCGGGAAAGCAGTGTCTGACCTTCCACCGCTACCTGCAAGGCCAGGCGGCCATCACCGGCGGCGATGTTTCCGACGACCTGCTGCTGCAGGCGCGTCGGGCGAGCGCCGAAGCCGGTGCCTCTGTCAAGTTCGAACGGTTGGACTTCGACCAGCCTTTGCCTGTTGAGAGCTCCAGTTTCGACCTGGTGTCTTGTTGTTTCGCTATCTACTACGCGGCCGACCCCGCCTTCACCGTCGGTGAGATGCACCGTGTGTTGAAACCCTCCGGCCGACTGTTTACCACGGGCCCTATGCCGGAGAACAAGCAGCTGTTCTATGAAGTCATCCGCGAGGCCACCGGCCGTCCGATCCCTCCCATGCCGGGCAGCTCCCGCTACGGGAGTGCGATCCTGGACGCCATCCAGGCTCAATTCAACCGGGTACAGGTCGACATTTTTGAGAATCCGTTGGTCTTCGACACGGTCGAGCCGTTCCTGGCTTACACGCGTGCCTCTCTGAACGAGGATCGCAGGATCTGGGCATCGTTCTTCCAGGGGCAGGAGGACTTCGAGCGGGTCATGGGCCAGATTGCGGAGGCTGCCTCCCGTCGACTCGCCCGAGATG